A section of the Flaviflexus equikiangi genome encodes:
- a CDS encoding alpha/beta hydrolase family protein, whose amino-acid sequence MTQHNIFSSLDDFVSTPRITGMQTRHGRTVATVATISKKLDAYAGSLVEVGAEPRTLTRALKGDTLTAIGERGEIYFTSKRTDDRAENEEEQALWMLPPHGEARVILRRPGGISSLVSAGGKLFIIAPTLQSAKTEDDNSAVSKERRDRGVTAILHEAFPVRYWDHDLGPAYPRLYSAELPEFESEEQMTLTPIALPEGKLGGIEVSEDGATILVTMEEMTGGTSQWRSTYRLAGGDATPVAIAPAVSGEEGDALASYSAGTISPAGNRALLHVSTGNRDGHPLRSSLEIVDLETNDRRPVSPSFDDWPGEAVWLDESTIILSADRRGRVSLYRVDVESGAYALLTDDNLSYHDIGVRDGSICCLVSAIDQPSTPVTVDPASGHVTYLPRLTPEIDKVGTLTEVTATAEDGTAIRAWLALPDSPDPAPLAVFVHGGPWGSWNDWTWRWNPGPFVAKGYAVLMPDPAISTGYGQAMIDRGNDELGGAPFTDILALVDAAEAREDIDGTRTALLGGSYGGYMANWMAGHTGDRFSCIVTHASLWNIDMMGRTTDNGTWHEWMNPTQASIYSPHASADQIEVPMLVIHGDKDYRVPVSQSHALWHALLRDSKAHGHKFLYYPDENHWILKPSNSAIWYETVLAFLNTHVRGEEWKRPALLG is encoded by the coding sequence ATGACACAGCACAATATCTTCTCCTCACTCGACGATTTCGTCTCCACTCCCCGTATCACGGGCATGCAGACCCGGCACGGCAGGACGGTCGCGACGGTTGCGACGATCTCGAAGAAACTCGATGCCTACGCGGGCAGTCTCGTCGAGGTGGGGGCCGAGCCTCGGACACTGACACGGGCCTTGAAGGGAGACACGCTGACCGCGATCGGGGAACGCGGAGAAATCTATTTCACCTCGAAGAGGACTGACGATCGCGCCGAGAACGAGGAGGAGCAGGCGCTCTGGATGCTTCCCCCGCACGGCGAGGCACGTGTCATCCTCCGTCGGCCCGGCGGCATCAGCTCGCTCGTGAGCGCGGGCGGGAAGCTGTTCATCATCGCCCCGACTCTCCAGTCCGCAAAGACGGAGGACGACAACTCTGCCGTCAGCAAGGAGCGCAGGGACCGCGGCGTCACCGCGATTCTCCACGAAGCCTTCCCGGTGCGCTACTGGGACCACGATCTCGGCCCTGCCTACCCGAGGCTGTACTCGGCTGAGCTTCCCGAGTTCGAATCAGAGGAGCAGATGACGCTGACTCCCATTGCCCTGCCGGAGGGGAAGCTCGGCGGCATCGAGGTCTCCGAGGATGGTGCGACGATACTCGTGACGATGGAGGAGATGACTGGAGGCACGTCCCAGTGGCGCTCCACCTATCGTCTGGCGGGTGGAGACGCGACTCCCGTAGCGATCGCGCCAGCAGTATCGGGCGAGGAGGGCGATGCTCTCGCGTCCTACAGCGCGGGCACCATCTCACCGGCAGGCAATCGCGCACTGCTCCATGTCAGCACCGGCAACCGTGACGGTCATCCGCTCCGCTCCAGCCTCGAGATCGTCGACCTCGAGACGAACGATCGGCGTCCCGTGAGCCCTTCGTTCGACGACTGGCCAGGAGAGGCCGTGTGGCTCGACGAGTCGACAATCATCCTGAGCGCTGATCGCCGCGGACGCGTCTCGCTCTATCGAGTCGATGTCGAGAGCGGGGCGTATGCTCTCCTGACTGATGACAACCTGTCCTATCACGACATCGGCGTGCGCGATGGCTCCATCTGCTGCCTGGTCTCCGCGATCGATCAGCCTTCGACACCGGTGACGGTCGACCCCGCGTCCGGCCACGTCACGTACCTGCCGCGCCTCACGCCGGAGATCGACAAGGTCGGCACTCTCACCGAGGTGACGGCGACGGCCGAGGACGGCACCGCGATACGAGCCTGGCTGGCTCTGCCGGACTCACCGGATCCCGCACCATTGGCGGTGTTCGTCCACGGGGGCCCCTGGGGATCGTGGAACGACTGGACGTGGCGGTGGAATCCCGGGCCGTTCGTCGCGAAGGGCTACGCGGTTCTCATGCCTGACCCCGCCATTTCGACCGGCTACGGGCAGGCCATGATCGATCGTGGCAACGACGAGCTCGGCGGAGCGCCCTTCACCGATATCCTCGCACTGGTCGACGCGGCAGAAGCCAGGGAGGATATCGACGGAACGCGGACTGCGCTCCTTGGCGGATCCTACGGGGGATACATGGCGAACTGGATGGCAGGCCATACGGGAGACCGGTTCTCCTGCATCGTCACCCATGCGTCGCTGTGGAACATCGACATGATGGGGCGCACGACGGACAACGGAACGTGGCACGAATGGATGAACCCGACCCAGGCCAGCATCTACTCCCCGCATGCGTCAGCGGATCAGATCGAGGTCCCGATGCTCGTCATCCACGGCGATAAGGACTACCGTGTCCCCGTCTCGCAGAGCCACGCCCTGTGGCATGCTCTGCTGCGGGATTCGAAGGCGCACGGACACAAGTTCCTCTACTACCCGGATGAGAACCACTGGATCCTCAAGCCCTCAAACTCGGCGATCTGGTACGAAACAGTCCTTGCTTTCCTCAACACCCACGTCCGCGGGGAGGAGTGGAAGCGGCCTGCGCTTCTCGGCTGA
- a CDS encoding DUF2142 domain-containing protein — MRWQRDRQRLIGAGALLTVVYLAFLIAWAYATPAFRSPDAPMHYNSVMRVMEGGGWPEPGEADIDPAVLTVAIEGGLVAAGAPDLSWGHFYRLNGGLIVGTGQYLADTDPLPEAQRSIPQFTGEGSVGVDQMTQHPPLYYGIAAGFLTMLGADSWQWDGQLLALSILSALMVMWVVPCTIYTARRLGLNRRLSLLAGASILAVPQLAHIGSAVTNDSLYILMGSLLIAACAKVLTTTPTRRDVIMVGALLGLGLWTKGTFVGFGLVAGLSFLASRGELPWTRKLKYGVSAGLLGVLVGGYWWVRNLVLYGVLQPSGFPNEAADWAGVEPRFSDFLALAWTDLMESFWGKFGWLELPLPSALIIALTLIALIMSACGLAAAREYRIPLLVLVLFVPLTIAVLTIQGWLNYQHTGEVSGMQGRYPFPGIVALAVLVSWGHVWLRRVGGPRLAQASESIFAIGSPLVGLIGLWAMLRAAYSSDSLLGFSWMTWDAWSIATGATLKLSVIVCVLGAAIIIVGGLRLAAMGAKAPAESHRR; from the coding sequence GTGAGGTGGCAGCGCGATAGGCAACGGTTGATCGGTGCAGGGGCACTCCTCACCGTCGTCTATCTTGCCTTCCTCATCGCCTGGGCCTATGCCACGCCGGCCTTCCGGTCCCCGGATGCTCCGATGCACTACAACTCGGTCATGCGGGTCATGGAAGGCGGCGGGTGGCCGGAGCCCGGCGAAGCGGACATCGATCCCGCGGTCCTCACAGTCGCGATCGAGGGCGGTCTCGTCGCGGCGGGAGCGCCGGATCTCAGCTGGGGCCATTTCTATCGTCTCAACGGCGGCCTCATCGTCGGCACCGGCCAGTACCTCGCGGATACTGATCCGCTCCCCGAAGCGCAGCGCTCGATACCGCAGTTCACGGGGGAGGGCTCTGTCGGAGTCGATCAGATGACTCAGCATCCGCCCCTCTACTATGGGATCGCCGCCGGCTTCCTCACCATGCTCGGTGCAGATAGCTGGCAGTGGGACGGTCAGCTGCTCGCGCTGAGCATCCTGTCGGCCCTCATGGTGATGTGGGTTGTTCCGTGCACGATCTATACGGCGCGACGGCTCGGGCTCAACCGGCGCCTGTCGCTCCTTGCAGGAGCATCGATTCTCGCGGTTCCCCAGCTTGCCCACATCGGTTCCGCCGTGACCAACGATTCCCTCTACATCCTCATGGGGTCGCTCCTCATCGCGGCCTGCGCGAAAGTCCTCACGACGACACCGACGCGGCGCGACGTCATCATGGTCGGCGCACTCCTCGGCCTCGGACTGTGGACCAAGGGAACCTTTGTCGGCTTCGGGCTGGTGGCGGGCCTGTCTTTCCTTGCCAGCCGAGGGGAGCTGCCGTGGACGCGGAAACTAAAATACGGGGTCTCTGCCGGGCTCCTCGGCGTGCTCGTCGGGGGCTACTGGTGGGTGCGCAACCTCGTCCTCTATGGGGTGCTCCAGCCCTCCGGTTTCCCGAATGAGGCGGCGGACTGGGCGGGAGTCGAACCGAGGTTCTCCGATTTCCTCGCGTTGGCGTGGACGGATCTCATGGAATCGTTCTGGGGGAAGTTCGGCTGGCTCGAGCTGCCCCTGCCGTCAGCCCTGATCATCGCCCTCACCCTGATCGCGCTGATCATGTCGGCCTGCGGTCTCGCCGCCGCGCGCGAATATCGCATCCCGCTCCTCGTCCTCGTCCTCTTCGTCCCCCTGACGATTGCGGTTCTCACCATCCAGGGTTGGCTGAACTATCAGCACACGGGTGAGGTGAGCGGCATGCAGGGGAGATACCCGTTCCCCGGCATCGTTGCCCTCGCTGTCCTCGTCTCCTGGGGTCACGTGTGGCTCCGCAGGGTCGGCGGTCCGCGACTCGCCCAGGCCAGCGAATCCATCTTCGCCATCGGGTCTCCTCTTGTCGGCCTCATCGGACTGTGGGCGATGCTTCGTGCCGCCTACAGCTCCGATTCCCTGCTGGGGTTCAGCTGGATGACGTGGGATGCATGGTCGATCGCGACAGGCGCAACGCTGAAGCTCAGCGTTATCGTCTGCGTGCTCGGTGCCGCGATCATCATCGTGGGCGGGCTGCGACTCGCCGCGATGGGAGCGAAAGCACCGGCGGAGTCCCACCGGCGCTGA
- a CDS encoding glycosyltransferase family 2 protein, producing the protein MKVFVQVPCLNEEKTLPLVLESIPTAIPGVDSIEILIVDDGSTDRTIEVAKEHGVTHFVRHARNMGLARSFRDGVDYALAHGADIVVNTDGDNQYPQDRIGDLVAPIVAGRADIVIADRQTSKIAHFSPFKKLMQNVGSKVVNLAAETKLPDAASGFRAYSKAALYRLNIVTQFSYCMETIIQAGNKRLRIESVPVTTNAKTRESRLFKNIWQHMFKSGLAITRSFLMFKPYVILGWLGAIMLLAGLIPFLRFFIFWVQGEGAGHIQSLILGSAMLVGGLLCLALLVIADLLRTNRVLIEDQLERIKEIQYGTDPMTADTQSPNEMTEREQTQGLT; encoded by the coding sequence ATGAAGGTATTTGTGCAGGTTCCGTGCCTGAACGAGGAGAAGACTCTGCCACTCGTGCTCGAGTCCATCCCCACCGCCATTCCAGGTGTCGACTCGATCGAGATCCTTATCGTGGATGATGGTTCGACAGACCGCACGATCGAGGTCGCCAAAGAACATGGCGTGACCCACTTCGTCCGGCACGCACGGAACATGGGTCTGGCCAGGTCGTTCCGGGACGGCGTGGACTATGCCCTCGCGCACGGTGCAGATATCGTCGTCAACACGGACGGCGACAACCAGTATCCGCAGGACCGCATCGGAGACCTCGTGGCCCCGATCGTGGCAGGCCGAGCCGATATCGTCATCGCCGACCGTCAGACATCGAAGATCGCCCACTTTTCGCCATTCAAAAAGTTGATGCAGAACGTGGGATCGAAAGTCGTTAACCTTGCTGCGGAAACGAAGCTCCCAGACGCCGCATCGGGCTTCCGTGCCTACTCGAAGGCGGCCTTGTACCGGCTCAATATTGTCACGCAGTTCTCGTACTGCATGGAGACAATCATCCAGGCGGGAAACAAGCGGCTGCGTATCGAGTCCGTGCCCGTCACCACGAATGCGAAGACTCGCGAATCCCGCCTGTTCAAGAACATCTGGCAGCACATGTTCAAGTCCGGTCTCGCCATCACACGCTCCTTCCTCATGTTCAAGCCCTATGTCATCCTCGGCTGGCTGGGCGCGATCATGCTCCTCGCGGGCCTCATCCCGTTCCTGAGATTCTTCATCTTCTGGGTCCAGGGCGAAGGCGCAGGGCACATCCAGTCGCTCATCCTCGGCTCGGCCATGCTCGTGGGCGGACTGCTGTGCCTCGCGCTCCTCGTCATCGCGGACCTGCTCCGGACCAACAGGGTCCTCATCGAGGACCAGCTCGAGAGGATCAAGGAGATCCAATATGGGACGGACCCGATGACGGCCGACACGCAGAGCCCGAATGAGATGACGGAACGCGAGCAGACACAAGGGCTGACGTGA
- a CDS encoding glycosyltransferase family 4 protein: MTPRRRVLLLASTFPAASGDGTPEFVGDLAVELAKTMDVRVLVPAVPGAPLRTSYRGVEVERFRFFPRKWEDLADGAILENIRGKKVRALQIVPFFLSETFHIARAIRSFKPDVLHVFWIIPQGLSALIANRRIPVLITTLGGDLYALVDTPARSIVRAVVTRADHTTVMNDEMKGQVEGLGVDPSRVSVEPMGADLTGIVPHTVRDTTTFELLFVGRLVEKKGLRHLISALARVEIDWHLTVIGDGPLEKDLRKLGDGLPIDFVGAKPKAELRAQYAKADMIVLPSVRAASGDQDGLPVVLLEALASGLPVIASNLPGIDSAIIHEQTGLLVEPGDDDALADAIVRLANDRELRTRLSEAARGRAGEHGVDAVGRRYARLLESLVGQS; encoded by the coding sequence GTGACGCCACGCCGCCGAGTCCTCCTCCTCGCCTCGACGTTCCCCGCAGCGTCGGGGGATGGCACGCCCGAGTTCGTCGGCGATCTCGCTGTCGAGCTTGCCAAGACCATGGATGTGAGAGTTCTCGTGCCGGCAGTGCCCGGGGCCCCGCTCCGCACATCCTACCGGGGTGTCGAGGTGGAGCGCTTCAGGTTCTTCCCGCGGAAGTGGGAGGACCTGGCCGATGGTGCAATCCTCGAGAACATTCGAGGCAAGAAGGTCCGGGCCCTCCAGATCGTGCCCTTCTTCCTCTCCGAGACCTTCCATATCGCGCGCGCGATCCGGTCCTTCAAACCGGATGTCCTCCATGTCTTCTGGATCATCCCGCAGGGACTGTCCGCCCTCATCGCCAACCGCAGGATCCCTGTCCTCATCACCACTCTCGGGGGAGACCTGTACGCACTCGTGGATACCCCCGCACGGAGCATCGTCCGCGCTGTCGTCACGCGAGCAGACCACACGACAGTGATGAACGATGAGATGAAGGGGCAGGTCGAGGGGCTCGGGGTCGACCCATCGAGAGTGAGCGTCGAACCCATGGGGGCCGACCTCACCGGCATCGTTCCCCACACCGTGCGGGACACGACCACGTTCGAGCTCCTCTTCGTCGGCAGGCTCGTCGAGAAGAAGGGGCTCCGACATCTCATCTCCGCGCTCGCGCGTGTCGAGATCGACTGGCATCTCACCGTGATCGGGGACGGCCCGCTCGAGAAGGACCTGCGGAAGCTGGGGGACGGGCTTCCGATCGACTTCGTCGGAGCCAAGCCGAAGGCGGAGCTGCGCGCCCAGTACGCGAAGGCGGACATGATCGTGCTCCCCTCCGTACGGGCGGCGTCGGGAGACCAGGACGGACTGCCCGTCGTCCTGCTCGAGGCACTCGCGTCAGGCCTTCCCGTGATCGCCTCGAACCTGCCCGGCATCGACTCCGCGATCATCCACGAACAGACGGGACTTCTCGTCGAACCGGGCGATGACGATGCGCTGGCGGACGCGATCGTGCGGCTCGCGAACGATCGCGAACTGCGCACACGACTGTCCGAGGCGGCCAGGGGGCGTGCAGGCGAACACGGGGTCGACGCGGTCGGGCGGCGGTATGCACGCCTGCTCGAGAGTCTCGTGGGGCAATCATGA
- a CDS encoding NAD-dependent epimerase/dehydratase family protein: MRIGVIGAHGFIGSQLTAALIAAGHEPVPFTIENPVTSEQGLRMAKNLDGLLWAASSSTPATVGQALDECDVFRSSLLLLQDSGIKRFLFMSSGGTVYGNGPAPHGEEDELKPVSDYGKLKAAMEGVARDLWPSATILRPSNVYGPGQLAKGGQGVLGHWLQAIVDGEPPILYGDPAVARDYVYIDDCVRAIIAAFERDDAAGQTINIGSGSPTSLDELLQIVCRVTGRRIDPRYEKGRPYDNQSTWLRIDRARDILGWTPETDLDDGIAAMWAWKEGR, from the coding sequence ATGAGAATCGGCGTCATCGGGGCCCACGGCTTCATCGGATCGCAGCTGACGGCCGCGCTGATCGCCGCCGGGCATGAGCCTGTCCCGTTCACGATCGAGAACCCTGTCACGAGCGAGCAGGGTCTGAGGATGGCCAAGAATCTCGATGGTCTCCTCTGGGCGGCTTCCTCGAGCACGCCAGCGACCGTGGGCCAGGCCCTCGATGAATGCGACGTGTTCCGTTCCTCGCTTCTGCTCCTCCAGGACAGCGGCATCAAGCGTTTCCTCTTCATGTCCTCTGGCGGCACAGTGTACGGAAACGGTCCCGCACCCCACGGGGAGGAGGACGAACTGAAGCCGGTCAGCGACTACGGCAAGCTCAAGGCGGCGATGGAGGGGGTGGCTCGAGACCTCTGGCCATCGGCCACGATTCTGCGCCCCTCCAACGTGTACGGTCCAGGGCAACTCGCCAAGGGCGGGCAGGGTGTCTTGGGGCATTGGCTTCAGGCGATCGTCGACGGCGAACCTCCCATCCTGTACGGCGACCCCGCGGTTGCACGCGACTATGTCTATATCGACGACTGCGTGCGAGCCATTATCGCGGCGTTCGAGCGGGACGATGCTGCGGGGCAGACGATCAATATCGGGTCCGGCTCTCCCACCTCCCTGGACGAGCTGCTCCAGATCGTCTGCCGGGTGACGGGACGCAGGATCGACCCGCGCTACGAGAAGGGCAGACCGTATGACAATCAGTCCACCTGGCTGCGGATCGACCGGGCCAGAGACATCCTCGGCTGGACCCCAGAAACAGATCTTGATGACGGCATAGCGGCCATGTGGGCGTGGAAGGAGGGCCGATGA
- a CDS encoding glycosyltransferase: protein MRILAFGTYNTAVHPRVGILVEGLRDAGHTVSELNEPLRVSTENRVAALSSPSAALSFFGSLAANWSRLVSGSFSYRGTSKPDAIVVGYLGHFDVLLARLLFPRATIILDHLIYASDTAADRGAKGGLLRRVLTGLDRLALSAATIVVYDTPAHAALAPASLRHKGVVVPVGAPDEWFDARETNPVNGVVFYGLYTPLQGSPTIARALRILADRGDLPPVTMVGTGQDYDEVRRLAGDAEVTWVDWVDPADLPAVVAHHSIGLGIVGTTEKAQRVVPNKVYQSMAAGCAIITSDTVPQREVLGDAATYVPAGDAEALADAIRDLIGDPERRQAMRARAAELADHAFTHQAVVAPLVERLS, encoded by the coding sequence ATGAGAATATTGGCATTTGGAACATACAACACGGCAGTCCATCCGCGCGTTGGAATCCTCGTGGAGGGCCTGCGCGACGCCGGCCATACAGTGTCCGAGCTCAACGAGCCGCTGCGGGTCAGCACCGAGAATCGGGTGGCGGCACTCTCGTCCCCCTCGGCGGCGCTGTCCTTCTTCGGCAGCCTTGCCGCGAACTGGTCCCGTCTCGTCTCGGGGAGCTTCTCCTACCGGGGGACGTCGAAGCCCGATGCGATTGTCGTCGGCTATCTCGGACATTTCGACGTGCTCCTCGCACGGCTTCTCTTTCCGCGCGCCACGATCATCCTCGACCATCTCATCTACGCCTCCGACACGGCGGCAGACCGGGGTGCGAAAGGCGGTCTGCTGCGGCGCGTCCTCACGGGCCTCGACAGGCTGGCGCTGTCGGCCGCAACCATCGTCGTCTACGACACGCCTGCACACGCCGCGCTAGCCCCGGCTTCGTTGCGTCATAAGGGTGTTGTTGTCCCGGTGGGGGCCCCTGATGAGTGGTTCGATGCTCGGGAGACGAACCCGGTGAACGGCGTCGTCTTCTACGGTCTCTACACGCCCCTCCAGGGCTCCCCGACGATTGCCAGAGCCCTGCGCATTCTCGCCGATCGCGGCGATCTTCCTCCGGTGACGATGGTCGGCACGGGCCAGGACTATGACGAGGTGCGGCGACTTGCGGGCGATGCCGAGGTCACGTGGGTTGATTGGGTGGACCCAGCTGACCTTCCCGCCGTTGTCGCCCACCACAGCATCGGGCTCGGCATCGTCGGCACGACAGAGAAGGCACAGCGGGTCGTCCCGAACAAGGTGTACCAGTCGATGGCAGCCGGGTGTGCCATCATCACCTCCGATACGGTGCCCCAGCGCGAAGTCCTCGGAGACGCGGCGACCTACGTCCCGGCTGGGGACGCCGAGGCATTGGCCGATGCGATCCGCGACCTTATCGGCGATCCTGAGCGGAGACAGGCCATGAGGGCACGGGCGGCAGAACTCGCGGACCATGCCTTCACCCACCAAGCCGTCGTGGCACCGCTCGTGGAGCGTCTGTCGTGA
- a CDS encoding lysylphosphatidylglycerol synthase transmembrane domain-containing protein, with protein MNIVSVLRSPGFRTFFMLAAVAAAVWAVVGNWAEVSDAMSRLSWWQVALSLTVSIVFVWLTMLAWRVILNDAGDPVPGASARRIFFVSQVAKYLPGGVWNFVAAAEMGTDFNISRRRSVTVLLMSMLVSVLTGLAVASIALLFGPANLIEKYWWVLLVIPALLVVLYPPVLNTVVHRGLTFLKRDGIEKPFSGRAIATAAFWSTGSWILAGGQVWLILTGLGNEATVETYLLTAGGYALAWVVGFLVFFIPAGVGVREVVLAASLAGLVPAGDVVVVVLLSRILFTVADLLLGLGASFSIRRDAKGAL; from the coding sequence GTGAACATCGTCTCCGTCCTCCGCTCACCGGGATTCCGCACCTTCTTCATGCTTGCCGCTGTTGCCGCCGCCGTGTGGGCAGTAGTCGGCAACTGGGCCGAAGTCTCCGACGCGATGAGCCGGCTGAGCTGGTGGCAGGTCGCTCTCTCCCTCACCGTCTCCATCGTCTTCGTGTGGTTGACGATGCTGGCATGGCGGGTCATTCTCAACGATGCTGGGGATCCTGTCCCAGGAGCGTCTGCCCGCCGCATCTTCTTCGTCTCCCAGGTCGCCAAATATCTCCCCGGTGGGGTGTGGAACTTCGTTGCCGCCGCGGAGATGGGAACGGATTTCAATATTTCGCGCCGCAGGTCGGTGACCGTCCTCCTCATGTCGATGCTCGTCTCGGTTCTCACGGGCCTTGCGGTAGCGTCGATCGCGCTTCTCTTCGGCCCGGCCAATCTCATCGAGAAATACTGGTGGGTTCTGCTCGTCATCCCCGCACTCCTGGTCGTGCTCTATCCGCCCGTGCTCAACACGGTCGTGCACCGGGGCCTGACATTCCTGAAGCGCGACGGCATCGAGAAGCCCTTCTCCGGGCGCGCGATTGCGACCGCCGCCTTCTGGTCGACAGGCAGCTGGATTCTCGCCGGTGGCCAGGTGTGGCTCATCCTGACAGGCCTGGGCAACGAAGCGACAGTCGAGACCTATCTCTTGACGGCGGGCGGATATGCTCTCGCGTGGGTGGTCGGTTTCCTCGTCTTCTTCATCCCCGCCGGTGTCGGCGTCCGCGAGGTCGTTCTCGCCGCCTCGCTTGCGGGGCTCGTCCCCGCAGGGGACGTGGTCGTCGTCGTCCTCCTCAGCCGAATCCTCTTCACCGTCGCCGATCTCCTGCTGGGGCTCGGGGCGTCGTTCTCTATCCGCCGAGATGCGAAGGGCGCGCTATGA
- a CDS encoding DUF2142 domain-containing protein, with amino-acid sequence MSRKSFIRASAGLTFLIIVLQSVWAMSMPAFRGPDEPHHVNSIMRIVSGDGWPEPGDAMVDPVIVQAGHESGIITPGATHFTSTYRTRLLHSRPINPYFADMVITPHDSRSPLYPVSKADPAAHEVDQMTQHPPLYYAGGAAIVQAFDLQDAPWDRLIQALRLYGIALTIPLVPATIYTARRLGASRHWSLLAGLVPLAIPQVFGITAVVTNDTLAIGTGALVVAALAKAGTERITWKTVLLVGGALGLALWSKGLLLAFGLPLVLVFLFARHDTWKRRLTAALASGTIALTIGFWWVLNLVRYGVVQPAGYSRPVPESWDPANASFTHYFSTAFRTFTTSFFSSFGWLEADFPSAVTWGLLILFAAAIVWSVIQAGRARTTYLILLSPFVGLIVLLYAQGWFNYLSTSVVAGVQGRYLYPCLAAFGGIVLGLRRWGPRGYRAFGLFAIATGMFGFVWLLRSCYPGPAVIDFARYADVVGVPVSAIIVMLAAYLLATITLVSLVVRWSRGAAMPSEYQATLVEEDAGAGDGRNEP; translated from the coding sequence ATGAGCCGGAAGTCCTTCATCCGGGCAAGCGCCGGGCTGACATTCCTCATCATCGTCCTCCAGTCGGTGTGGGCGATGTCGATGCCAGCGTTCCGCGGGCCCGACGAACCCCATCACGTGAACTCGATCATGCGGATCGTCAGCGGTGACGGGTGGCCCGAGCCTGGCGACGCGATGGTGGACCCTGTCATCGTCCAGGCAGGGCACGAGTCCGGCATCATCACTCCGGGCGCCACGCATTTCACCTCGACATATCGGACGAGGCTCCTCCATTCCCGGCCCATCAACCCGTATTTCGCCGACATGGTGATCACGCCGCACGATTCCCGGTCCCCTCTCTACCCCGTGTCGAAGGCGGACCCGGCAGCCCACGAGGTCGACCAGATGACCCAGCACCCGCCGCTGTACTACGCGGGGGGAGCGGCGATCGTCCAGGCTTTCGACTTGCAGGACGCACCCTGGGATCGTCTCATCCAGGCCCTGCGCCTCTATGGCATCGCCCTCACGATCCCCCTGGTGCCGGCGACGATCTACACCGCTCGGCGGCTGGGGGCCAGCAGGCACTGGTCACTCCTGGCGGGCCTCGTGCCGCTCGCCATCCCGCAAGTCTTCGGCATCACGGCCGTCGTCACGAACGACACTCTTGCCATCGGCACGGGTGCCCTCGTTGTCGCGGCCCTGGCGAAAGCGGGAACCGAGCGCATCACCTGGAAGACCGTTCTCCTCGTCGGCGGAGCCCTGGGCCTGGCCCTCTGGAGCAAGGGCCTCCTCCTCGCCTTCGGCCTCCCTCTCGTTCTCGTCTTCCTCTTCGCACGGCATGACACGTGGAAGAGACGCCTGACGGCGGCTCTCGCCTCGGGCACGATCGCGCTCACGATCGGCTTCTGGTGGGTGCTCAACCTCGTGCGCTACGGGGTGGTGCAGCCGGCGGGATACAGCAGGCCGGTACCGGAATCGTGGGATCCTGCGAACGCGTCGTTCACGCACTACTTCTCGACGGCCTTCCGGACGTTCACGACATCGTTCTTCTCCTCGTTCGGATGGCTGGAAGCGGACTTCCCGTCGGCCGTCACATGGGGCCTGCTCATCCTCTTCGCCGCCGCGATCGTGTGGAGCGTCATCCAAGCCGGCCGAGCACGCACCACCTATCTCATCCTCCTGTCGCCCTTCGTCGGCCTCATCGTGCTGCTCTACGCACAGGGCTGGTTCAACTACCTGTCCACCTCGGTCGTCGCGGGCGTCCAGGGCCGCTACCTGTACCCGTGCCTCGCAGCCTTCGGCGGAATCGTTCTCGGCCTGCGCAGGTGGGGCCCGCGCGGCTACCGAGCGTTCGGACTCTTCGCCATCGCCACCGGCATGTTCGGCTTCGTGTGGCTCCTGCGCAGCTGCTACCCGGGGCCTGCCGTCATCGACTTCGCCCGCTACGCCGACGTCGTCGGAGTCCCTGTCTCCGCCATCATCGTCATGCTGGCGGCCTATCTTCTCGCCACGATCACCCTCGTCTCGTTGGTCGTGAGATGGTCTCGGGGCGCCGCCATGCCCTCCGAATATCAGGCCACCCTGGTGGAGGAGGATGCAGGCGCGGGCGATGGCAGGAACGAGCCATGA